In Streptomyces hawaiiensis, one genomic interval encodes:
- a CDS encoding ATP-dependent Clp protease ATP-binding subunit, whose protein sequence is MSSGFTSPEGYGSDPFGEFLARFFGGPRPGPRQIDLGRLLSQPARELVRGAAQYAAEHGSRDLDTQHLLRAALATEPTRTLLSKAGANPDSLASQIDDRSGPAQHTPDDAPPPTALSLTPAAKRALLDAHDMARARGYGYIGPEHVLSALASNPDSAAGHILNAARFAPSEPPEAPEMPQSERPRPTNTPTLDKYGRDLTELARQGRIDPVIGRDEEIEQTVEVLSRRGKNNPVLIGDAGVGKTAIVEGLAQRISEADVPDVLIGRRVVALDLTGVVAGTRYRGDFEERMNNIVGEIRAHSDQLIIFIDELHTVVGAGSGGGDGSSMDAGNILKPALARGELHIVGATTLEEYRRIEKDAALARRFQPIMVPEPTAADAIEILRGLQDRYEAHHQVRYTDEALVTAVELSDRYLTARRLPDKAIDLIDQAGARVRLRARTKGTDVRALERELEQLTRDKDQAVADESYEQATQLRDRIVDVKQRITAAGGDGEVDEGQDLVVGAEAIAEVVSRQTGIPVSSLTQEEKDRLLGLEEHLHQRVVGQDEAVRVVSDAVLRSRAGLASPDRPIGSFLFLGPTGVGKTELARALAEALFGSEDRMVRLDMSEYQERHTVSRLIGAPPGYVGHEEAGQLTEVVRRHPYSLLLLDEVEKAHPDVFNILLQVLDDGRLTDSQGRTVDFSNTVIVMTSNLGSEAITRRGATTGFAAGGADADEEARREQILRPLREHFRPEFLNRIDEIVVFRQLTTEQLRRITNLLLDRTRSLVQSKGVTVTFTDRAVEWLAERGYQPEYGARPLRRTIQREVDNELSRLLLDGRVEENGRVTVDVEDGHLAFSTVPR, encoded by the coding sequence TTCTTCGGCGGACCGCGTCCCGGTCCCCGGCAGATCGATCTCGGGCGGCTGCTCAGTCAGCCGGCCCGGGAGCTCGTCCGCGGCGCCGCCCAGTACGCCGCCGAGCACGGCAGCCGGGACCTCGACACGCAGCATCTGCTGCGGGCGGCGCTCGCCACCGAGCCCACCCGCACCCTGCTCAGCAAGGCCGGCGCGAATCCCGACTCACTGGCGTCGCAGATCGACGACCGGTCGGGACCCGCCCAGCACACGCCGGACGACGCTCCCCCACCCACCGCCCTCTCCCTCACCCCGGCCGCCAAGCGGGCCCTGCTGGACGCGCACGACATGGCCCGGGCCCGCGGCTACGGCTACATCGGCCCGGAGCACGTGCTGAGCGCCCTGGCGTCGAACCCCGACTCGGCCGCCGGGCACATCCTCAACGCGGCCCGCTTCGCCCCCTCCGAACCGCCCGAGGCGCCGGAGATGCCCCAGTCCGAGCGCCCGCGCCCGACGAACACGCCCACCCTCGACAAGTACGGCCGTGACCTCACCGAGCTGGCCCGGCAGGGCCGGATCGACCCGGTGATCGGCCGGGACGAGGAGATCGAGCAGACCGTCGAGGTCCTCTCCCGGCGCGGCAAGAACAACCCGGTGCTCATCGGTGACGCGGGCGTCGGCAAGACGGCCATCGTGGAGGGGCTGGCGCAGCGCATCTCCGAGGCGGACGTGCCCGACGTGCTGATCGGGCGCCGCGTGGTCGCCCTGGACCTGACGGGAGTGGTCGCGGGCACCCGCTACCGGGGTGACTTCGAGGAGCGGATGAACAACATCGTGGGCGAGATCCGCGCCCACTCCGACCAGCTGATCATCTTCATCGACGAGCTGCACACGGTCGTGGGCGCCGGGTCCGGTGGCGGCGACGGCAGCTCGATGGACGCCGGCAACATCCTCAAGCCGGCCCTGGCCCGGGGCGAGCTGCACATCGTGGGCGCCACCACGCTGGAGGAGTACCGCCGGATCGAGAAGGACGCGGCGCTGGCCCGCCGCTTCCAGCCGATCATGGTGCCGGAGCCGACCGCCGCGGACGCGATCGAGATCCTGCGCGGCCTGCAGGACCGCTACGAGGCCCACCACCAGGTCCGCTACACCGACGAGGCCCTGGTCACGGCCGTGGAGCTGTCGGACCGCTACCTCACCGCCCGCCGTCTGCCCGACAAGGCGATCGACCTGATCGACCAGGCCGGTGCCCGGGTGCGGCTGCGGGCCCGGACCAAGGGCACGGACGTGCGGGCCCTGGAGCGGGAGCTGGAGCAGCTGACCCGGGACAAGGACCAGGCGGTCGCGGACGAGAGTTACGAGCAAGCCACCCAGTTGCGCGACCGGATCGTGGACGTGAAGCAGCGGATCACCGCGGCCGGCGGCGATGGCGAGGTCGACGAGGGCCAGGACCTGGTGGTCGGGGCCGAGGCGATCGCCGAGGTGGTGTCCCGGCAGACCGGCATCCCGGTCAGCAGCCTCACCCAGGAGGAGAAGGACCGTTTGCTGGGCCTGGAGGAGCATCTGCACCAGCGGGTGGTCGGCCAGGACGAGGCCGTGCGGGTCGTCTCGGACGCGGTGCTGCGCTCCCGCGCCGGGCTCGCGTCTCCCGACCGGCCGATCGGCAGTTTCCTGTTCCTCGGCCCGACGGGCGTCGGCAAGACCGAACTGGCCCGGGCGCTCGCCGAGGCCCTGTTCGGCAGCGAGGACCGCATGGTCCGCCTCGACATGAGCGAGTACCAGGAGCGGCACACCGTCAGCCGGCTGATCGGCGCCCCGCCCGGTTACGTCGGCCACGAGGAGGCGGGCCAGCTCACCGAGGTCGTGCGCCGCCACCCGTACTCGCTGCTCCTGCTGGACGAGGTGGAGAAGGCCCACCCGGACGTCTTCAACATCCTGCTCCAGGTCCTCGACGACGGCCGGCTGACCGACTCGCAGGGCCGCACGGTGGACTTCAGCAACACGGTCATCGTGATGACGAGCAACCTCGGCTCCGAGGCGATCACCCGCCGGGGCGCCACGACGGGCTTCGCGGCGGGCGGCGCCGACGCGGACGAGGAGGCCCGCCGCGAGCAGATCCTGCGCCCGCTGCGCGAGCACTTCCGCCCCGAGTTCCTCAACCGCATCGACGAGATCGTCGTCTTCCGCCAGCTCACCACGGAGCAACTGCGCCGGATCACCAACCTCCTGCTGGACCGCACCCGCTCCCTGGTGCAGAGCAAGGGCGTCACGGTGACCTTCACCGACCGGGCGGTGGAGTGGCTGGCCGAGCGCGGTTACCAACCGGAGTACGGCGCCCGCCCGCTCCGCCGCACGATCCAGCGCGAGGTGGACAACGAGCTGTCACGACTGCTGCTGGACGGCAGGGTGGAGGAGAACGGCCGGGTGACGGTGGACGTGGAGGACGGCCATCTCGCGTTCAGTACCGTGCCCCGATAG